GTCTTTTTGGGCGTGTTCATCAGGCCGAAGCGAAGTTTTATCACCGTTTGTTCCCTTCCTGTCAAATATTTGAGTTTTTCCAGGACCACTCTTTGTTCAAATTGACTTTCCACCTGATCCGAAATTGCATCCGGATCTGTACCCAGGACATCAATCAGATTAATCGCGTTTCCTTCTTTATCCGTACCAATCGGGTCATAAATGGACACTTCCCCGCGAGATTTTTTCAGGGAGCGCAAATACATCAGAATCTCATTTTCGATGCAACGTGCCGCATAGGTGGCGAGTCTGGTTCCCTTTTCCGTGTTGAACGTATTGATGCCCTTGATTAAACCGATGGTCCCGATCGAAATTAGATCGTCACTGTCCGCTCCGGTTCCGTCATATTTCTTCACAAGATGCGCGACCAGCCTCAGATTATGCTCAATCAGTTTATTTCGCGCGTTTTCTGCGACAAGTTCATTGGAAAAATTTCCGGCATTTTTGTAGTCTGCCAGGATACTCAGATATTCGGCTTCCTCCCTTTCTCCTAACGGCTGGGGGAACGCATTATTATTAATATACGATACCAGCAGGGTAACGCCCTTAATCACCGATAAGGCAAGCCCGACAAGAAAAGCTTCAGCAATCATTAACCCTTCAACTCCTTACGCATGCTCTTTTAATTACTATGCGCGGAGCAAAAGAATACTGCTTATCCTGACCCGGAAATTTTTTCATTTAAACAAATAGAAGGACTGCACTTGCCTCAGTAACAAAGAAAAAACGCTTCAGATTTGAAGCGCTCTTGGCTAAAATAATTTACTGGATACCACGGATACATTTGCTGAACTCTCTGAATTTTCTAATGGCTCCCAATAATCGTTTATTCTTTGTATCCGTAAGCAATAATCCTAATCCTGGCCGCAGCCGTATCCTCTTCGCCTTCGGTTACCTGGATGCTGTCCAGCGCCAGATTATACTGACTTACCTTGCGAAGCCGTTCCACAAAAGCATAGATTTTGGCGGTTGACCCCGTACAGGAGAAATCCATAGCCAGCGAAGAATAACTGCCTTCATCTTTCATCTCTTCAAAAGTCAGATTCTGAGAATTGATCCCGCTGTCTTTGGCC
This genomic stretch from Dehalobacter sp. harbors:
- the sigK gene encoding RNA polymerase sporulation sigma factor SigK; the encoded protein is MIAEAFLVGLALSVIKGVTLLVSYINNNAFPQPLGEREEAEYLSILADYKNAGNFSNELVAENARNKLIEHNLRLVAHLVKKYDGTGADSDDLISIGTIGLIKGINTFNTEKGTRLATYAARCIENEILMYLRSLKKSRGEVSIYDPIGTDKEGNAINLIDVLGTDPDAISDQVESQFEQRVVLEKLKYLTGREQTVIKLRFGLMNTPKKT